One region of Wyeomyia smithii strain HCP4-BCI-WySm-NY-G18 chromosome 3, ASM2978416v1, whole genome shotgun sequence genomic DNA includes:
- the LOC129731161 gene encoding uncharacterized protein LOC129731161, which produces MSRCIFKNCYNRQEPFSRITFFNLPKDERRKIWLQRSGAEELLQLSANARRLVCELHFDEPHIRRQFHRTTLSRDAVPLDYRIRKELIEDNSDEESDRILEATVIGEGSEDSKEANFNLVMDNDSKSSNDSHVVVEFYEEELPEDAVPEESEPVDDSEALDIQHTKKIKFSQCTESDNSWVTSSSALADRNISSEKSRTTEQKSRAENSTDIKTSSSHGKMTEDEYFAMSLVGPLQRLSPEKRAIAKIKILTYLVQLECGIDAQL; this is translated from the exons ATGTCGCGCTGTATTTTTAAAAACTGTTACAACCGGCAGGAGCCGTTTTCTCGAATTACGTTTTTTAATTTGCCCAAAGACGAACGGCGGAAAATCTGGCTTCAAAGATCTGGCGCTGAGGAGCTTCTGCAGCTATCAGCCAACGCGCGCCGTTTGGTGTGTGAGTTGCACTTCGACGAGCCGCATATCCGTCGGCAGTTTCATCGAACCACGCTCAGTCGCGATGCCGTTCCGCTGGACTATCGGATACGGAAAGAGTTGATAGAAG ATAATTCTGACGAAGAAAGTGACCGAATACTGGAAGCCACTGTGATTGGGGAAGGCTCGGAAGATAG cAAGGAAGCCAATTTCAACCTAGTAATGGATAACGATTCCAAGAGCAGCAATGACTCGCATGTGGTAGTCGAATTTTACGAAGAAGAACTGCCCGAGGACGCGGTTCCGGAGGAAAGCGAACCAGTTGATGATAGTGAAGCATTGGATATTCAACacacgaaaaaaattaaattctctcAGTGCACTGAGAGTGATAATTCTTGGGTCACCAGCAGTTCTGCATTGGCTGATAGAAATATTTCATCCGAAAAGAGTCGAACTACGGAACAGAAATCACGTGCAGAAAACTCGACGGATATCAAAACAAGTTCCTCCCACGGTAAGATGACTGAGGATGAATATTTCGCTATGTCTCTTGTTGGTCCTCTACAGCGATTGTCGCCGGAGAAACGTGCGATTGCGAAGATAAAAATACTCACCTATCTTGTACAGCTGGAATGTGGCATCGATGCTCAGTTATAA